A single Stigmatopora argus isolate UIUO_Sarg chromosome 7, RoL_Sarg_1.0, whole genome shotgun sequence DNA region contains:
- the foxe1 gene encoding forkhead box protein E1, which yields MPAVKAEKDPPTDASSSSSAPDPPEEPPRGRRRKRPLQRGKPPYSYIALISMAIANSPERKLTLGGIYKFITERFPFYRDNSKKWQNSIRHNLTLNDCFIKIPREPGRPGKGNYWALDPNAEDMFESGSFLRRRKRFKRCDLSTYACYVHDNALLAPVHVGRAYANAPYPDVSPSYGQQLMTSSYYPSPSPPSFGPAQTRNFTINNLIGTPEQSIRDFVPEVIPGGPCALPPPAFQSQGCGIVTPPHPAGAASHPGFPYPTPSGHPHIHHHHHHHHALSQGPYGQLQSQAYAASGRLGSSGEASDIYDRVSPVQLGSFSQYNGANSGGYLRHPPYSGNMDRFVSAI from the coding sequence ATGCCGGCGGTGAAAGCGGAGAAGGACCCTCCGACGGAcgcctcgtcgtcgtcgtcggccCCCGACCCCCCGGAGGAGCCGCCCCGGGGGCGACGCAGGAAGCGACCCCTTCAGCGCGGTAAGCCGCCCTACAGCTACATCGCCCTGATCTCCATGGCCATCGCCAACTCTCCGGAGCGCAAGCTAACGCTGGGCGGCATCTACAAGTTCATCACGGAGCGCTTCCCGTTCTACCGCGACAACTCCAAGAAGTGGCAGAACTCCATCCGCCACAACCTGACCCTCAACGACTGCTTCATCAAGATCCCCCGCGAACCGGGGCGCCCGGGGAAGGGTAACTACTGGGCCTTGGACCCCAACGCCGAGGACATGTTCGAGAGCGGTAGCTTCCTTCGGCGCCGGAAGCGTTTCAAGCGCTGCGACCTGAGCACCTACGCCTGCTACGTGCACGACAACGCGCTTTTGGCGCCGGTCCACGTGGGCAGAGCCTACGCCAACGCGCCGTACCCCGACGTCAGCCCGTCCTACGGGCAGCAGCTGATGACCTCGTCCTACTACCCTTCGCCGTCGCCGCCCAGTTTCGGCCCGGCTCAGACTCGGAATTTCACCATCAACAATCTGATCGGAACGCCGGAGCAGTCTATCCGCGACTTTGTCCCCGAAGTGATCCCGGGGGGCCCCTGCGCCCTGCCGCCGCCCGCCTTCCAAAGCCAGGGTTGCGGCATCGTCACCCCGCCTCATCCCGCCGGCGCCGCTTCGCACCCGGGGTTCCCCTACCCCACGCCGAGCGGCCACCcgcacatccaccaccaccaccatcaccaccacgccCTCTCCCAGGGCCCTtacggacaactccaaagccaaGCGTACGCCGCGAGCGGTCGCCTGGGCTCCTCGGGAGAGGCGAGCGACATCTACGACAGGGTGTCGCCGGTCCAGCTGGGTTCTTTCTCACAGTACAACGGCGCCAATTCGGGGGGTTACTTGCGACACCCGCCGTATAGCGGCAACATGGACAGGTTCGTGTCGGCTATATGA
- the spag5 gene encoding sperm-associated antigen 5: MSNQSVEGSPSRICARVPLRSLENEKHFLPTPIRRKSRSRLNQDFGICSPPPAQMTQTTEMADCAFSDVTFKSFTFSNGQVIVSEEPSSCPEDSIVLPQSKTFEKEDMDTGEIFSVHEEHPYCIQEQLETPFVGFPSATKSSSAVCDVTFKSFTCTGGQVDISNVTEMEDETVLLPSEQMATGHPEASLLAADIQQCDDHFEHPYCRLEANVDTLAQGEDLFQSFVGAQEPADDSPIQQYNEDLLVDSIQKTQNDNNFISLTPAGKTMCFNSVSNVTKMADETILLPSEQMATNYPEANFLAADLQESGDHFEHPYCRLEPNVETLKQEEVSLQAFASTQGQTEDSQIQEKNEDLLLDSIQISQNNNDLVTLTPASKTMSFNSVSNVTKMAEETVLLHSEQPATDHPEASFLATHLQECSDQFEHSYCRLGSFLCTQEQTDDSQIQQNNEDLLLDSIQRSQNDNDLVTLTPASKTMSFNSVSNVTKMADETVLLPSEQTTTDHPEASFLATHLQECGDQFEHSYCRLGSFVCTQKQTDDSQTQQNNEDLLDSIQRSQNDNDLLTFTPASKTMSFNPGSLEVQHKFNDGSPVLTGILNETVEQIATGQSDPGLLPKEPDALADTQRHLELSEAKDSALGSSDDGPEAPTAAGQSLAETVPNVFKVLSEYPSVVSALHLISPVRRASESLMRACRETVNDCEKNTLSPDNDEQAAWWAEHLESPIPSPLLNSTTLCNKTQSENLQTDLTKKVKGSAPPFTLDYPLQQQLRQMAEFLILASGKMDFATRAAAAAGQAPPPVESRSTCVGVTPVKRFDRSLNTSGEFVRKVEFSVADASTLTDPLLWNCIPSNLDGVPREELEQRLLSSMIVGEALVQQLAAARAPLARHTSTGAPPSQLRDRPVQTDHTELSQTTMYRDLYMEALKRIGNLEQDGRDLQELVQSMQGMRVTMTSLTSDTDAALTDMKKMEAFVREDHQSLASHYDEMKAKCTKLKDTQLRMTQKVKEAFQQRDQMKTEMEDALTSKHAAFATMEQLRTHCADEMAELERSVGSQRQLLAALNITYTEQVALNQTSSETLNSTLNLVSQTVEDQSNLTKELSTVRNLVQRSAPLLAKLNEKAAAALKERDEHISTRDRVLEENELLEEKLKQAQLNHHNAEEQIGDLNQQITILTSEVGVLRQKLMEREDERAQLESTVTQMSATLSSTTASHTMLEHMLAEETCKLEEAQRDANAVKEIAEELASSKRQAEEGADELARRLAERDGDLERLMASHQSQSSQIQELRDVCRELGGVAELNEFLQAENQVTREQLAENENALVVLHERNIQCEDLKAELRQKDQETSYVQEQLQAAQAAATAEKLERGKGLARAVTEITLLHHALRGATDELHLALGGQESENATPSSFEDNGTLVSTAQDRRKEVENSTPDVSVDSPSDAMFSKNSAFTRLPVTPKSKLAEGVSEDREEGRSSLLEPLALLSNTVTELVAALKALQRLKDDRLDELQRTVSSLEMALEAEKSQHTAEAAQLKRQLSLAEGQAARREQALQQQEQNEKTISKLMTEVTEAQETATKHSLACNELRQETSELCRSLQRSETQVQILRVKLIKAAGQTTADDTDETDQKLFLLQEVERLNKSLQETQQTKAKLLERAKRNQAVQQTNLEKCEMELQMLSKMMTKVRETLLSLPDVVNNCEQLKVLSDYLG; this comes from the exons ATGTCAAATCAAAGCGTGGAAGGCTCG CCTTCCAGGATTTGTGCTCGTGTTCCCCTGCGAAGTTTGGAAAATGAGAAGCACTTTCTTCCGACTCCAATCAGACGTAAATCCAGATCACGTTTGAACCAG GATTTTGGCATTTGCTCTCCTCCACCAGCCCAAATGACACAAACCACTGAAATGGCCGATTGTGCATTTTCTgatgtcacatttaaatcttTCACCTTCTCTAATGGGCAAGTGATTGTTTCAGAAGAACCATCTTCATGTCCAGAAGACAGCATTGTTTTGCCTCAAAGCAAGACCTTCGAAAAAGAGGACATGGACACCGGTGAGATCTTCAGCGTACACGAAGAACATCCCTACTGCATTCAAGAGCAACTGGAGACCCCATTTGTTGGTTTCCCAAGTGCGACCAAGTCTTCCAGTGCAGTCTGTGATGTAACATTCAAGTCATTTACCTGCACTGGAGGTCAAGTGGACATTTCCAATGTCACTGAAATGGAAGATGAGACCGTTCTTCTGCCATCGGAGCAAATGGCAACCGGTCATCCTGAAGCTAGCTTATTGGCTGCTGATATTCAGCAATGCGACGATCACTTTGAACATCCGTACTGTCGTTTGGAGGCGAATGTGGACACTTTGGCACAAGGGGAAGATTTGTTCCAGTCTTTTGTGGGTGCACAGGAACCAGCTGACGACTCCCCGATCCAACAGTACAATGAAGATCTTCTAGTGGATTCCATTCAAAAgactcaaaatgataacaacttCATTTCACTTACACCAGCAGGCAAAACAATGTGTTTCAATTCAGTTTCCAATGTCACTAAAATGGCAGACGAGACCATTCTTCTTCCATCAGAGCAAATGGCAACCAATTATCCGGAAGCTAACTTTTTAGCTGCTGATCTTCAGGAATCCGGTGATCACTTTGAACACCCATACTGTCGTTTGGAGCCTAATGTGGAGACTTTGAAACAAGAGGAAGTGTCGTTGCAGGCTTTTGCGTCTACACAGGGACAAACTGAAGACTCCCAGATCCAAGAGAAAAATGAAGACCTTCTACTGGATTCCATTCAGATAAGTCAAAATAATAACGACTTGGTTACTCTTACACCAGCCTCCAAGACAATGTCTTTCAATTCAGTTTCCAATGTCACCAAAATGGCAGAAGAGACCGTTCTTCTTCATTCAGAGCAACCGGCGACTGATCATCCAGAAGCTAGCTTTTTAGCTACTCATCTTCAGGAATGCAGTGATCAATTTGAACATTCGTACTGTCGTTTGGGGTCTTTTCTGTGTACACAGGAACAAACTGACGACTCCCAGATCCAACAGAACAATGAAGATCTTCTACTGGATTCCATTCAAAGGAGTCAAAATGATAACGACTTGGTTACTCTTACACCAGCCTCCAAGACAATGTCTTTCAATTCAGTTTCCAATGTCACCAAAATGGCAGACGAGACCGTTCTTCTTCCTTCAGAGCAAACGACGACAGATCATCCAGAAGCTAGCTTTTTAGCTACTCATCTTCAGGAGTGCGGTGATCAATTTGAACATTCGTACTGTCGTTTGGGGTCTTTTGTGTGTACACAGAAACAAACTGACGACTCCCAGACCCAACAAAACAATGAAGATCTACTGGATTCCATTCAAAGGAGTCAAAATGATAACGACTTGCTTACTTTTACACCAGCCTCCAAAACGATGTCCTTCAATCCAGGTTCTTTGGAGGTCCAACACAAATTCAATGACGGAAGCCCCGTGTTGACTGGAATTTTAAACGAGACTGTTGAACAAATTGCAACCGGTCAGTCAGACCCAGGACTTTTACCTAAGGAACCCGATGCCCTCGCGGATACGCAACGGCATCTGGAACTCAGCGAGGCAAAGGACAGTGCCCTCGGCTCGTCGGACGACGGACCCGAAGCGCCGACCGCCGCTGGCCAATCCCTGGCGGAGACGGTGCCCAATGTTTTCAAAGTACTTTCCGAGTATCCTTCGGTCGTATCGGCCCTGCATCTCATCAGTCCCGTCCGAAGGGCGTCCGAGTCCCTCATGAGAGCTTGCCGGGAAACCGTCAACGATTGCGAGAAGAACACCCTTTCGCCAGACAACGACGAGCAAGCCGCTTGGTGGGCGGAGCACTTGGAGAGCCCGATCCCCAGCCCACTTTTAAACTCCACGACTCTCTGCAACAAAACCCAGTCGGAGAATCTACAGACGGATTTGACGAAAAAGGTCAAGGGGTCAGCGCCGCCTTTCACCCTGGACTATCCGCTTCAGCAGCAGCTCCGACAGATGGCCGAGTTTCTCATCCTGGCGTCGGGAAAGATGGATTTCGCCACACGCGCGGCGGCCGCCGCCGGACAAGCTCCGCCTCCCGTCGAGTCCCGCAGCACCTGCGTGGGCGTCACCCCCGTGAAACGATTCGATCGAAGCCTCAATACGTCGGGGGAGTTTGTGAGGAAAGTGGAATTTTCTGTAGCCGACGCTAGCACGCTCACAGATCCTCTCCTGTGGAA CTGTATCCCAAGCAACCTGGACGGCGTCCCCCGAGAGGAGCTGGAGCAGAGGCTGCTGTCCAGCATGATCGTAGGCGAGGCCTTGGTACAGCAGCTGGCTGCCGCTCGGGCGCCCCTCGCGCGCCACACTTCCACCGGCGCGCCGCCCTCCCAGCTGCGGGACAGGCCCGTACAGACGGACCACACGGAGCTCAGCCAG ACCACAATGTACAGGGACTTGTATATGGAGGCCTTAAAACGAATTGGGAACTTGGAGCAAGATGGACGAGATCTGCAAGAACTGGTCCAATCCATGCAGGGAATGCGTGTGACGATG ACATCTTTGACAAGCGACACCGACGCAGCGCTCACCGACATGAAGAAAATGGAGGCATTTGTTCGAGAGGATCATCAAAGTCTCGCCTCGCAC TATGACGAAATGAAGGCAAAGTGCACAAAGTTGAAGGATACTCAGCTCCGAATGACACAGAAAGTGAAGGAGGCTTTCCAACAAAGAGACCAAATGAAGACTGAAATGGAAGACGCCCTGACATCCAAGCACGCC GCCTTCGCTACGATGGAGCAGCTACGAACTCACTGCGCCGACGAAATGGCGGAACTCGAGAGGAGCGTCGGCTCTCAGCGCCAACTTCTGGCCGCCCTCAATATTACCTACACAGAGcag GTCGCACTGAACCAAACCAGCAGCGAAACCCTCAACTCTACTTTGAATCTCGTGAGCCAAACGGTGGAGGATCAATCCAATTTGACCAAAGAa CTGTCGACTGTCAGAAACCTGGTGCAAAGGAGCGCTCCCTTGCTAGCGAAGCTTAATGAGAAGGCGGCAGCCGCTCTGAAGGAGAGAGACGAACATATTTCGACGCGGGACCGAGTGCTGGAAGAGAACGAACTG CTGGAAGAGAAGTTGAAGCAAGCCCAGCTAAATCATCACAATGCCGAAGAACAGATTGGTGACTTAAATCAACAGATTACAATTTTGACCTCAG AGGTGGGTGTTCTTCGTCAAAAGCTGATGGAGCGCGAGGACGAGCGAGCTCAGCTGGAGAGCACCGTGACGCAAATGTCGGCCACCTTGTCTTCCACCACGGCGTCCCATACCATGTTGGAGCACATGTTGGCTGAAGAAACCTGCAA GTTGGAGGAGGCACAGAGGGACGCAAACGCGGTCAAAGAAATTGCAGAGGA GTTGGCGTCGTCGAAGCGGCAGGCGGAGGAAGGGGCCGACGAGCTGGCTCGCCGTCTGGCCGAAAGAGACGGGGATCTCGAGCGGTTGATGGCGAGCCACCAGTCGCAGAGCTCGCAGATCCAGGAGCTGAGGGACGTCTGCCGGGAGCTCGGCGGCGTGGCGGAATTGAACGAG TTCTTGCAAGCCGAGAACCAGGTGACCAGGGAGCAGCTCGCCGAAAACGAGAACGCGCTCGTGGTTCTCCACGAAAGGAACATTCAGTGCGAGGACCTTAAGGCAGAACTCCGCCAAAAAGA CCAAGAGACGTCTTACGTGCAGGAGCAGCTGCAGGCTGCACAGGCTGCAGCCACGGCGGAAAAACTCGAGCGGGGCAAGGGGCTCGCTCGGGCCGTCACGGAAATCACCTTGCTACACCACGCGCTAAGGGGGGCGACCGACGAGCTGCACCTGGCGCTCGGCGGACAG GAGTCTGAAAATGCGACGCCCAGCTCTTTTGAGGACAACGGCACACTTGTGTCAACTGCTCAGGATCGGCGCAAGGAGGTGGAAAACAGCACACCTGATG TGTCCGTGGACTCGCCAAGTGATGCCATGTTTAGCAAGAACAGCGCCTTCACCCGCCTTCCGGTCACACCGAAAAGTAAGCTCGCAGAGGGGGTGTCGGAGGACAGGGAAGAGGGGCGGAGCAGCCTGTTGGAGCCGCTGGCCCTCCTGAGCAACACGGTCACCGAGCTGGTCGCCGCCCTCAAGGCACTGCAGCGGCTTAAAGACGATCGCTTGGATGAACTTCAACGCACCGT gtcTAGCCTGGAGATGGCGCTGGAGGCTGAAAAAAGCCAGCACACCGCCGAGGCGGCCCAACTGAAGCGCCAACTGAGCCTGGCGGAAGGCCAGGCGGCTCGGCGAGAACAAGCGCTGCAGCAGCAAGAGCAG AACGAGAAGACCATCAGTAAGCTGATGACTGAGGTCACCGAGGCTCAGGAGACGGCCACCAAACACAGCCTGGCGTGCAAT GAGTTGCGTCAAGAGACAAGCGAGCTTTGTCGCTCGCTCCAACGCTCAGAAACCCAAGTCCAAATCCTGCGCGTCAAGCTGATTAAAGCGGCCGGACAGACGACCGCTGACGACACCGACGAGACCGACCAGAAGCTTTTCTTACTCCAAGAG GTGGAGAGACTGAATAAGAGCCTTCAGGAAACGCAGCAGACCAAAGCGAAACTCCTGGAACGGGCAAAACGAAAC CAAGCCGTCCAACAGACAAATTTGGAGAAGTGCGAAATGGAGTTGCAAATGTTGAGCAAAATGATGACAAAAGTGCGAGag ACGTTGCTGTCGTTGCCCGACGTGGTGAACAATTGTGAGCAGCTGAAAGTGCTTTCCGATTATTTAGGCTGA
- the trmo gene encoding tRNA (adenine(37)-N6)-methyltransferase: MCPGCDCCSDNVEKLKQQVSVMRKEIKNLRQMLDTATRTHRKQMLSIKSTVSKTGFSQPQDSRPPPTSPKTELEHGKIQTLPIGHIRSCFSEKNGTPRQPTVCGPSRAELQLEQRVFNNPEHALIGLEQFSHIWVIFLFHKNGHLSHKAKVKPPRLNGERVGLYSTRSPHRPNALGLTLAKLDKIVGDTLHLSDIDMIAGTPVLDIKPYISDYDTPCSRKTADCHSNTDPAPLSPSDPINMQLKETEHHFDANPNPLHCCQSHVSERDIGQSNFDCDHDAVDPKRDRRPCFSEESDSTIASWIREAPVPNLEVRFTPHAQKELAGFLPRSQSGPSDDDDDDGPRFRFLRSFDEAAAAIRGVLSADPRSVYRRTRCQDKLFFFTLDTADITCWFGPDFAEVLRVRPVESK, translated from the exons ATGTGTCCTGGCTGTGACTGTTGCAGCGATAACGTAGAAAAATTGAAACAGCAGGTGTCTGTCATGCGAAAGGAAATCAAGAATCTTCG ACAAATGCTGGACACTGCAACCCGGACTCACCGAAAACAAATGCTTTCAATTAAGTCCACTGTGTCTAAAACTGGTTTCAGCCAGCCTCAAGACTCCAGACCTCCGCCTACTTCGCCCAAGACAGAATTAGAACACG GAAAAATCCAAACGTTGCCGATTGGTCACATCCGTTCCTGTTTCTCCGAGAAGAACGGGACGCCCAGGCAGCCCACCGTCTGCGGACCGTCGAGGGCGGAATTGCAGCTGGAGCAGAGGGTCTTCAATAACCCCGAACATGCCCTGATAGGACTAGAGCAATTTTCTCATATCTG gGTTATTTTTCTCTTCCACAAGAACGGCCACTTGAGTCACAAAGCCAAGGTGAAGCCCCCCAGACTCAACGGCGAGAGGGTCGGTCTTTACTCCACTCGCAGTCCGCACCGGCCTAACGCTTTAGGCCTGACGCTTGCCAAACTTGACAAAATTGTAG GTGATACATTACATCTATCAGACATTGACATGATTGCTGGCACCCCCGTGTTGGACATCAAACCCTACATCTCTGACTATGACACCCCCTGCAGTAGGAAGACGGCAGACTGTCACTCCAACACAGATCCCGCCCCTTTGTCACCTAGCGACCCAATAAACATGCAGTTAAAGGAAACAGAACATCATTTTGATGCTAATCCTAACCCACTACATTGCTGCCAATCCCACGTGAGCGAACGTGACATCGGTCAGTCGAATTTCGACTGCGACCACGACGCCGTAGACCCGAAGCGGGACCGGCGGCCATGTTTTTCGGAAGAATCCGACAGCACCATCGCGAGCTGGATCAGAGAGGCGCCAGTCCCCAACCTGGAGGTGCGTTTCACCCCTCACGCTCAGAAAGAGTTGGCGGGATTCCTTCCCAGAAGCCAGTCag GTCCCTcagacgacgatgatgacgacggtCCGAGGTTTAGATTTCTGCGCAGTTTTGACgaagccgccgccgccatccgAGGGGTGCTCTCGGCAGACCCCAGATCAGTTTACAGGAGGACTCGTTGTCAAGACAAGCTCTTCTTCTTCACCTTAGACACTGCCGACATAACGTGCTGGTTCGGACCAGATTTTGCTGAGGTGCTTCGTGTTCGACCTGTTGAGTCCAAGTAG
- the hemgn gene encoding hemogen isoform X2 produces the protein MEGTLEKDVECKRQNEEEQGGIGRRLRDRELLKRRRAEAEEKETYQSESPKKRRKYERRRSNTKRGRPKKTENLEAQLADPVASTLVVVPPSVDAIPALALGSPSAILEPVSTWLPNPVLAPDNNVAPESPADLVPSTFPVPEGPVQEPSCATDIYPPPTTVVPTAGQVLDTSSAPDISPVPTAELPDESSSQEQVFFPDSDTIHPLGPSQKTSPALVSAPDLVPPPTTVPPAPSTQASSAASVQNFAPDVVPAQAADVVLAPTPSTALVSEEVAPSRVPQRLENLDTESEGIEELDPDELKKDAPPIQDTISDKEMSENLSNEPEQDKMSTIVSFSSPPQDSVPGSQF, from the exons ATGGAGGGAACGTTGGAGAAGGACGTTGAATGTAAAAGACAGAATGAAGAAGAGCAAG GTGGGATCGGTCGCCGATTGAGGGACCGAGAACTTCTCAAGAGGAGACGAGCCGAAGCTGAGGAGAAGGAGACTTACCA ATCGGAAAGTCCGAAGAAAAGACGCAAATATGAAAGGAGAAGAAGCAACACGAAGAGGGGGAGGCCCAAGAAGACGGAGAATCTGGAAGCCCAGCTCGCGGACCCCGTAGCTTCTACTCTTGTGGTCGTCCCACCATCGGTAGACGCGATACCCGCGTTAGCATTAGGCTCCCCGTCCGCAATTCTGGAGCCCGTCTCGACTTGGTTGCCTAACCCCGTCCTCGCCCCAGATAACAACGTAGCACCTGAATCACCTGCAGATCTAGTTCCGTCTACTTTCCCAGTTCCTGAAGGTCCAGTTCAAGAGCCTTCCTGCGCTACGGATATTTACCCACCTCCCACTACGGTCGTTCCCACAGCGGGTCAGGTTCTAGACACTTCTTCAGCTCCAGATATTTCTCCAGTTCCCACAGCAGAGCTTCCAGACGAGTCCAGCTCTCAGGAACAGGTTTTCTTTCCAGATTCCGATACGATTCATCCTCTTGGTCCTAGCCAAAAAACATCCCCAGCCCTGGTTTCAGCTCCGGATCTAGTTCCGCCTCCCACCACCGTTCCTCCAGCGCCTTCCACCCAAGCCTCATCTGCAGCTTCAGTTCAGAATTTTGCTCCAGATGTTGTTCCGGCTCAAGCGGCAGATGTTGTTCTTGCGCCCACTCCATCCACGGCTTTAGTTTCAGAAGAAGTTGCTCCTTCGAGGGTCCCTCAACGGTTGGAGAACCTGGACACTGAGTCAGAAGGTATTGAAGAACTGGACCCAGATGAGCTGAAAAAGGATGCACCTCCAATTCAGGATACAATTTCGGATAAAG agaTGAGCGAGAACCTGTCAAACGAGCCGGAACAAGATAAAATGTCCACAATTGTATCATTTTCTTCGCCACCGCAAGACTCCGTCCCAGGAAGTCAATTCTGA
- the hemgn gene encoding hemogen isoform X1, with translation MEGTLEKDVECKRQNEEEQGGIGRRLRDRELLKRRRAEAEEKETYQWVFGSESPKKRRKYERRRSNTKRGRPKKTENLEAQLADPVASTLVVVPPSVDAIPALALGSPSAILEPVSTWLPNPVLAPDNNVAPESPADLVPSTFPVPEGPVQEPSCATDIYPPPTTVVPTAGQVLDTSSAPDISPVPTAELPDESSSQEQVFFPDSDTIHPLGPSQKTSPALVSAPDLVPPPTTVPPAPSTQASSAASVQNFAPDVVPAQAADVVLAPTPSTALVSEEVAPSRVPQRLENLDTESEGIEELDPDELKKDAPPIQDTISDKEMSENLSNEPEQDKMSTIVSFSSPPQDSVPGSQF, from the exons ATGGAGGGAACGTTGGAGAAGGACGTTGAATGTAAAAGACAGAATGAAGAAGAGCAAG GTGGGATCGGTCGCCGATTGAGGGACCGAGAACTTCTCAAGAGGAGACGAGCCGAAGCTGAGGAGAAGGAGACTTACCAGTGGGTTTTCGG ATCGGAAAGTCCGAAGAAAAGACGCAAATATGAAAGGAGAAGAAGCAACACGAAGAGGGGGAGGCCCAAGAAGACGGAGAATCTGGAAGCCCAGCTCGCGGACCCCGTAGCTTCTACTCTTGTGGTCGTCCCACCATCGGTAGACGCGATACCCGCGTTAGCATTAGGCTCCCCGTCCGCAATTCTGGAGCCCGTCTCGACTTGGTTGCCTAACCCCGTCCTCGCCCCAGATAACAACGTAGCACCTGAATCACCTGCAGATCTAGTTCCGTCTACTTTCCCAGTTCCTGAAGGTCCAGTTCAAGAGCCTTCCTGCGCTACGGATATTTACCCACCTCCCACTACGGTCGTTCCCACAGCGGGTCAGGTTCTAGACACTTCTTCAGCTCCAGATATTTCTCCAGTTCCCACAGCAGAGCTTCCAGACGAGTCCAGCTCTCAGGAACAGGTTTTCTTTCCAGATTCCGATACGATTCATCCTCTTGGTCCTAGCCAAAAAACATCCCCAGCCCTGGTTTCAGCTCCGGATCTAGTTCCGCCTCCCACCACCGTTCCTCCAGCGCCTTCCACCCAAGCCTCATCTGCAGCTTCAGTTCAGAATTTTGCTCCAGATGTTGTTCCGGCTCAAGCGGCAGATGTTGTTCTTGCGCCCACTCCATCCACGGCTTTAGTTTCAGAAGAAGTTGCTCCTTCGAGGGTCCCTCAACGGTTGGAGAACCTGGACACTGAGTCAGAAGGTATTGAAGAACTGGACCCAGATGAGCTGAAAAAGGATGCACCTCCAATTCAGGATACAATTTCGGATAAAG agaTGAGCGAGAACCTGTCAAACGAGCCGGAACAAGATAAAATGTCCACAATTGTATCATTTTCTTCGCCACCGCAAGACTCCGTCCCAGGAAGTCAATTCTGA